AATAAAGCTGTCTTTCTTTTCTGAATTCAACCCCAAAACAAGAATTTAAAAATTCTTACTGGCACAATATTGCATTTAGTTAAGAAAACAACCAGTAACAACGATAGATAACCAATAATAAAATAATTCATCTATGAAGAAAAGATTACTTATTGTGGACGACGAACCATCGATAGGGCTGATTTTAGAACATTATTTTTCTAAAGAATATTCGGTGCAATTAAAGTCGAATGGCCAGGAGGCTATGAATTGGCTCCAGGAAGGCCATTACATAGATGCGATAGTAGCTGACTTTGAAATGCCACTTATGAATGGCCTTGATTTTATCAAGCAACTACGTGCCACTACTAAGTTTTGCGACATTCCTTTAATCATGCTGTCGGGTAAAGACGAAACAAGCAACAAAATTACCTGCTTAAGACATGGCGCCGACGACTACATGATAAAACCTTTTAATCCGGAAGAACTCGACGTCCGAATTAAAAATGTATTGAGAAGAATTAAAGTATAACAAGGCTTAGCCATGAGAAAGAAAGTAGTTTGCCTGGGCTCTACCGAACAAGAAGTTCAAAGCTTTACTGCAGAATATGCCGATGATTTAGAGGTACAGCATTTTGATAATCCAACTAATTTTTTGTCGTGGTTAGCCAAAGGCGAATACTTTGACGCTATCTTGGACTCAGCCAGTCTTACTTCGCCTTTAGGCCTAAACCTAATCCAGGTCTTAAAAAAAGACATCGGAATTAAGGAACCCATTTTTTGGCTAACCAACGACTCTATCTCTACGGGTTTACAAGCTATGCTGGCAGATGCCGGCGTAACAGATATTCTTACGCAAAAACCGGAAAAGGAAAAACTGCTTACCCGGTTAGATAATTTATCTGGTTCAAAAACAAATAATCTTAATCCGGTTAAAAAGAATACCTATGCTTATCAAAACCCCATAGGCAAGCGTCTTTTTGATATTCTGGTTTCAGCCACGGCCTTATTGTGCCTTTCTCCTTTGTTTCTGTTAATTGCCCTATTGGTTAAGTTAGAATCTAAAGGGCCGGCTTTTTACTATTCTTACCGGGTGGGTACCGGTTACCGTATTTTCCGGTTTTGGAAGTTCCGGTCGATGCGGCAAAATGCCGACAAGATGCTGGCCTCCATGAAAAACTTAAACCAGTATCAAGCTTCACCTGCCGAAGAACCATCGCTGGCCATTTCAAGTTTATGCGCCACTTGTGTAGCTGCCGGCACTAGTTGCCAGAACCAGCTTATTGATAGCCAAGGCAAAACCATTTGCGAAAAGCAATACAAAATAGCCAAGCAAGCCGAAGACGGAGCTGCATTCATGAAAATTGCGAATGACCCCCGGATTACCAAGATTGGCATGTTCCTGCGCAACACGAGCCTGGATGAGCTTCCGCAGTTATATAATGTTTTACGCGGCGATATGTCGATAGTAGGCAACCGGCCATTGCCTTTATACGAAGCGGAAAAAATTACTACCGACCATTTTGCGGCCCGTTTTATTGCTCCGGCAGGTATTACGGGCCTTTGGCAAGTAAGCAAAAGAGGTAAAGGAGGCAACATGTCGGAGGAAGAGCGTAAAGAACTGGATATAGAATACGCTAAAACTTTCTCCCTTAAAAAAGACTTACAAATTATTTTAAAAACATTTCCGGCGCTTTTTCAAAAAGAAAACGTTTAATGAAAAAAACCTTACTATTACTTCTTTTTATTTCCTGTTTTCGGCTGGCTTTCGGACAAGTAAGCCCTCAACCCGCTCCGGATTGGCAGGATAAGTTTTTTAAATCGCCGGAAATAGCGCTTCCACTGTTGATTGATGCGGCCGTAAAGTACTCTGCCCAAATTGAAAAACTGGACGCGGCTAAACAAATTGCCTATGATAATATTCGGCTATCCCGCAAACAAATATTAAACGGGCTGGCGATAGGTTCAGGCTACAGCTATGGTACCATGCTGAACACCATTAACGGCGACCAACAAGTAAGCCAGATCAATGCTTTTAATTTACCAGCCCGGGCACAGTATAATTCCGGAATAAATTTAAGCCTTTCGCTGGGCCAACTACTTGGCCGCAAATATGAAGTCCACCGGCAAGAATTAACTTTAAAACAAGCCGAAGCAGATCGTAAAACTGAAGAAAGAGAAATCAGGCAGTTAATTATTAGAACCTACCAAGAAGTAAGCTTAGCAAAAGTTACCTGGGAGCAATCGGTAGATGCTTTGCAGTCGGCGGATATAAACAAAAAATTAGCTGATAAAAAATTCAAATTAGGTCAGATTGAACTGGATGAACTAATGGTGGTGAATGATTTTTACACCAAGTCAGCCATGGCGCAAGAACAATTTAAAAATAAGTACGAAACAGTATACCTCTTATTAGAAGAACTAATAGGAACCACCATTAACGATTTAATGAACCGCAAATGACATTTAGAAGTTTTTACCGGTTAATGCTGCGCAACTGGCTTATATTAATAAGCATCCCATTAATTACCGCAGCCTCTATATTTTTCTTTGGCCGTAAAATGGACAAAGAATACACTTCTGATACCGTTATTTACACCGGCATAGCTTCGGGGATGGGCGTAAAAGAAGATAACAGCTCTGATTACTTTGCAACCAACCGTGCTTTTGCCAATTTGCTTAACCTCATTAACTCCCGGGAAACCAAACAAGAAGTTGCGCTGCGGTTATTAGCGACGCACTTAATGGCCAAGAAGTATGACCCCGCCGTGCTGAGCGAAGAAAAGTACAATCGCTTGCAAGAATGGTTCCCTGAATCTTTCAGAAAAAAACTGGTAGGCGCTTCTGTGGAAGAAACTACTAAAAACTTAGAAGACATTTTAAAATCCGGAGACCATAACGGAATTTATAATATTATAAATTCCGATGAACCCGGTTACTCTTTAAAGGCTTTAACTAAAATTAACGCTACGCAACTCCCTAACAGTAATTTACTGAAAATAGAGTATGTTTCTAACGACCCGGTAATAGTACGCCAAACCCTTGAAATTTTAAGCAATGTTT
The sequence above is a segment of the Adhaeribacter swui genome. Coding sequences within it:
- a CDS encoding response regulator transcription factor; its protein translation is MKKRLLIVDDEPSIGLILEHYFSKEYSVQLKSNGQEAMNWLQEGHYIDAIVADFEMPLMNGLDFIKQLRATTKFCDIPLIMLSGKDETSNKITCLRHGADDYMIKPFNPEELDVRIKNVLRRIKV
- a CDS encoding sugar transferase, with protein sequence MRKKVVCLGSTEQEVQSFTAEYADDLEVQHFDNPTNFLSWLAKGEYFDAILDSASLTSPLGLNLIQVLKKDIGIKEPIFWLTNDSISTGLQAMLADAGVTDILTQKPEKEKLLTRLDNLSGSKTNNLNPVKKNTYAYQNPIGKRLFDILVSATALLCLSPLFLLIALLVKLESKGPAFYYSYRVGTGYRIFRFWKFRSMRQNADKMLASMKNLNQYQASPAEEPSLAISSLCATCVAAGTSCQNQLIDSQGKTICEKQYKIAKQAEDGAAFMKIANDPRITKIGMFLRNTSLDELPQLYNVLRGDMSIVGNRPLPLYEAEKITTDHFAARFIAPAGITGLWQVSKRGKGGNMSEEERKELDIEYAKTFSLKKDLQIILKTFPALFQKENV
- a CDS encoding TolC family protein produces the protein MKKTLLLLLFISCFRLAFGQVSPQPAPDWQDKFFKSPEIALPLLIDAAVKYSAQIEKLDAAKQIAYDNIRLSRKQILNGLAIGSGYSYGTMLNTINGDQQVSQINAFNLPARAQYNSGINLSLSLGQLLGRKYEVHRQELTLKQAEADRKTEEREIRQLIIRTYQEVSLAKVTWEQSVDALQSADINKKLADKKFKLGQIELDELMVVNDFYTKSAMAQEQFKNKYETVYLLLEELIGTTINDLMNRK